The DNA segment GCAGAAGAAGGTGAATGACTACAAAGGCCCTgaggcagaggaaaagaaagaaaaacaagagtaGAGAATAGGGAAACAAGAggaaaatcaataaaaccaaagcccaatgtttaaaaaaatacccaaaacaGATCAACAAATCTACAACAACAGAACCACAAGAAACCAAAGGTACAAGTTACCACTCTCAGAAACACAGGATGGCCCATCACTAAAACGCCTCTGGACACTGTGGATAATAAAGACATTAGCTGGGAGGAACTCTTCACTCAAATCCTAGAGCTTAAAGAAAAGTCAAGTTTCTTGAAATACCTACTACCAAAGCTCACACAAGGATAAAAGGAGATAACCAAGTATCCCTATCATGTATAGAGTTGGCTAAACATAATTCTCAAAGCCATAACGAACCAAGACCTCCAAGATGGGCACACTAGAGGACTCTACTCGGTATTTAACAAATAATTGTTCAACAGCTTGTTCAAAAATATAACAGCAGGAAGAACACTTGCATATTCATCATCTGAGGTTAGGAAAACAGCTGTCCTGAGCCTACAAGGCAGGAGGCGTTAATGCTGCTGCCACCTGGCTTTTCTTCCCAACCTAACATAAGTCAATGACAGGTCACAACAGAAGGAAAGCACAGGCCAGTAGAAAATAACACAGGACACACAGGATCACAAACATAGACTGCCTCAGCAAAAGTTTAGAAGACCGAAGCCAACACCATGTATAACAGTTATATGCCACAACATAGAGTAATTTACTCCATGTAGGAAAGGCTGTGGAGACAGTTGGCTGGACACGTGCCTGCTGTCTAAGCATGAGTGACAGAATTGGGGTCTCCGGCACCCACATAAAGAAGCAGGGGCATGGTGGCATGGGTCTGCAGTGCAGAATTTCAGGAGTGAAGACAGGTGACTCTTGCCCAGGTTCCTCCTAGCTGGCTAAATCAGATTCAGTGAAGAAATTTATCTTAAAACATAATATGGAAAAGTGACTGAGGGTATCACCAGTTCAATACTTCACAATATTTGCATAAGTGAGTATACTTACACAGGCATGTGATATCATTCATGaatgtctctcattctctctcattctttctctttatcattcatgaatctctctttctctctctctctctctctctctctctctctcacatgcaacacacacactatttatctttaattttttaaaaatcatgatgGTAATCTATCACATCAATACCCACTCAGTGTACTGAAATAACAAATGCTTCTCAACACACTTGGAGCAGAGGGAAGCTTCTCACACCAATAAATGTCTACCTAGACCTACTACTAACTCCACACTCATTGCTGATAGGATTCTAGTAGATTGGGACTAGCAGACCAAGAATGCTCCCTCTCATCCCTGCAGTACCACATCGGTAGAAGTCCTGGTTGACTCCTTATCccagacaagaaaacaaaaagtgcATAGGTAAAAAGAAGTTAAGTTGCATTTAAGAGAAACATGATTGTCCTTTACAGAAAATCACAAAGAATCAGCAACAACACTCTTACAGTTAATATGGTCATAGAAAGATTGCAGAATATGAGGTTATGATATGAGATTCAAGAGCCTTCCAATATGTCATTGATGAACAGGAAGTTAAcaatactttattatttatagTACCACTAAATATCATGTATGTAGAACTTAACCATAGGAGAAATGTATGGTATACAGGAAAAAAGCCACAAACctctgtgagagagaaagaactaAGCCAATGGAGAGATCTCTGTGTTCAGCTGGGAGAGTCAATCAACactgtcagcctccatgttcctcTCCAGTTGACCTCTTCATTCAACACAATTTCAATCAAAATCACATCAGGTTCTTTGATGGACATTGACAGAGTACTTCTAAAGTTTATACAGAGAGGCAAAGCACCCAGATGGGTTCATATAACACTGAAGAAAAAAGCCAGAGGCCTTACGTAACCTGACTTCCAGACTTACGCAGGACTACAGTCACCAATATGCCATGGGATTGATgatataatagaaaataaatcaatggcacagaaataaatccacacaaatTGCCTTTGGAAAGCAGCAGAGGCAATTCAATGGAGAATTCTCAGCAAATGGATTTGTAACAACTGGGtgaacacacaaaaagaaaatggatccAAACACAGATGTCAAGCTTTTCACAGAAATTAATGTGATGCGAATCACAGACGTAAGTGTATCTACCACTTAAAATTCAGACTATACAGCACTGTGCACACCATAGGTTTTAAAAGACAGAGAACATATGAAACTGAGAGGAGACAGTGGTGGTCGAGCTAGGAGGGTGGCTAATGGAGGTAGGAAATGGAATGTGGGCATGATCAAATGGAATTCAGGTATGACAACCTCAGTCAATAAAAATGACTTCTAGGagataaaatgggaaaaatagcTGACTGTGTTTTTGGTATTAACTTGAAAGACACAACATTAAAAGTACACACTACAAGCAAACAACTGATAAATTAGAtttcatgaaaacaaacaaacaaacataaaaaccctTCCACTCTGTGAAAGATACTGCTGAATAACTCACAGATTGGAAGGAATTTTCTGCAAAAACATTTATCTAAAAGAGGATCGTACGAAAACTATGTGGAGAGTTCTTAAAAGTCGCCTACAAGTTTCACACATATAGAAAGGTTAGAATTTTACAATAAAACTCAGGaagaaagatggagcagagattgagggaacagccaaccaatgactggcacAAGTTGAAACCCactccatgggagagagccaacccctgatacTATTAGTGATACCCTgctctgcttgcagacaggagactagataactgtctcctgagaggcttcatccagcaatgCGTGGAagcagatgcaaagacccacagcctaACAACAGGAGGAGTTGGGAAGAGTCTTGTAGAAGAATGGGTAATAGGATTGAGCGagacagaggggtcaaggacaccacaagaaagccTACAGAGTAAACTAACCACAGGCCTGTGggagttcacagagactgaaccatcagcCAAAAAGCATGCAGGGCCGGGACCTAGACCCCCTAGATAATTAGTAGCACATGTGTcactgtaaaattatattaaacagTTTTCTTTTACCCCCTCTAGATCCGGCaccttgccagaaacacacatcccaactccttggtgtcccagtgtctctagccgccATACACTCTCTTatacttaaatctgcacatgaataAACACACGACATGATAACctctgataagatataattgcccacctaaacatacaaagccctgtacacatccatcccttaagaacattcataacaacctgtaaaggaaCAGCGTGGagtcttaacatcagcctccatgttctctcggtggcttctcctccagtctcctgtctccttttgttacagtctcctcttccctcaagcttttctcctgcccatccttccttctcgtccaataacaggcctctttctatcttgtacctgcctcacctgtatgacatcatcctacacacatgtgcagcttggttttcatgtgagtCTCCTAACAATCGAagtaggggctgtctctgactctgttacctGTCACTGAATGCCCTTCCTGTAGCTGGACTGATTCAtcggcctcagtgggagaggataggTTTAGtcctgccagggctacacatccTAGGGTGGGGTAGTACCCAAGGGGAGACTCCCCTTCCCTGAGGAGAATAGGAGGGTGGAAATCGTGAgggtggaactgggaggagaggaaggatgaTATTAGGATATAAagttaattaatgaattaaagttaattaattaattaattaatgaaaagacGAAACCAATCATATGCACACTGTAAAGGCAACACACATCTCCTACAGTTCTTTACTACAGCAATGAGTTGTTGAAAAGGGAATTTTGAAAGCAATTGcattcataatagtctcaaaagAGGGAGAAATAAGAATGAAGGAAGATGTTGGGACTATACAACGAAGTTAGCAAACACagcttaaaataaaatgaagatgtgAAGTAAGGAAAATATACTTCAGGTTCatgggtcagaggacagttttgttAAGATGTAAATACGTCCTACAGTCATCTACAGACTCAAATCCCAGTAACTCATTCAGCAGAAATAGATGTCCACATCCtaaaatacaatcaaaatatCAGTGAACCCTAAATAGTGCCTATAATCTTGAATTCAAGTTTGGCTACTAACTCTCAGTAACTAAAACTGAGTGTGGTGTTGACACAACAGGGGACACAGTTCAATGAAGCAGGACAGAGGTCCCAGAAATAAATTCCAGCCAAATGGTCCAATGGTTTTTTAAGAAGAATGGCAAGAGTAATCTGTTGTTTTCCCTCCAGGAAATAGTTCTGGGAAGATTGAATATCTCATGCAGAAGAATAAACTTGGACCCTTTCCCAGCACCGTATTAATACTTAACTCCAAATGTATCAAAGATGTAAATTaagatccaaatcaacaaaacacTTAGAAGTCAACACAGGACAAAGCTTCCCAATGCCGACAACAACGAATTTCTGACTATGGCTCTCAAGTCATGGGTGACAAAAAGCCCACAAGTTAAACGTTGTGGTAACTAAAGTGTTTCCAGCATCAAAGGACAGCGTCAGCAAAATGAAAACGCCAtctgagaaaaaggaagaagtattGCATGTTGTAATGAATTTGTATCTAGAGAATAACTGCAACTCAACAGAAATTAATGACTTGAGTCCAACATGGACAGAGCATTTCTCCAAAGGAAGTATACAAACAGCTGAAAAGTCCAGAGGAATAAGTTCATCACCAGTAAACAgtacagaaatgaaaacaaatatcgTGATGGCTGACTACTTCCCATCTACTAAGATGTCTACTAGAGGAGACTGTAGCAAGTGTCTCAAGGATGTGGAGGGAGTGGAGTCTTGGGGGTGGCTGCTCAGACTGTCAAATAGAACAGCTCTGTGGGAAAGTAGGGTAGTTAGCtcctcaaaataaacaaatacgtAATTACAGTAGAATCCAGCCATTATACCACTTCTGGTTATTTACTCAAAGACATTGGTGAGACTCTTGCCCACCCATGCAGTTGAAATATTACTTATGACAGAAGCATAAAAAGTAGCTGGGTGTTCATGGATAAGCATGCTGTGTGGTCTACCTAGTGTGGAACCTTACAAGGCCTGCAAGAAAAGGAACAATTATGATATGGGCAAAACATAGAAGCTCCTTGAAGGTATTGTGCTAAATAAAATAATGCAGTTGAAGAAAATTTGACACATTGTCCATCAGTTTACGTGAGGTGAGGGAGCTGAAATCACAGAAGGGAAAAATAATGGTGGTTGCTGTTGGGGGATGAGCCATGAGGAAGATCAGGGAGCAGGTGAGGATAGGGCTGCTTTATCGAACGTAGAGTTTGGTTGACAAAATAGAGTCACGAAGACTGATTGCAAGCCCATGTGAACTGCACACTTCATGGTTAAGATAATttcatggggggttggggatttagctcagtggtagagcgcttgcctagcaagcgcaaggcccaggtttcggtccccagctccgaaaaaaagaaaaaaaaagaatataatttcatGGTATACATATTTTGCCTTAAGAAAGCATAAATTAATCTTCAAAAAGTAGTGAGTAAGCTACTAATGTACAAATGCTGTCATAGAGGAACCCAACATGTAATGTTGCTTAGAAAAGTGAGCCAGCCTAGAAGTGCTGTAATATTTGCTTCCAGTGGTGAGGGAACGTGAGTGGTGAGAGACAGATGAGGCCAGCAATTTACATCCTGGCCTCCCTTCCCATCTTCCAGTGACCTCTCCTCCATGGTGTGTAGTGAAAGGCCTTGGAAGCCATTAGCAAACAGACCCGAACTTCCAGACTCTTCATGAAAGCATGGGCTTCTCTAAATGATTTCACTTGGGAAGAATCACCCACTGCAGAATCAACTCCACTGCAGGTTTCCCTCCATTGCAGGAGTTTCCCATATGCAGGACACGCCCACTCCAGGATCTCTTCACTATAAGACCGTCCCTTCCCAGTGCAGAGTTCACCTACTGAATGATATTACCCATTACTGGATCCTCCCCTGCAGGATTCCCACAACCGAAGGACCACATCCCCACCCACTGCTAGATTTTTTTACTCACTACGGGATCCTCTTCACTGTGGAATCAACTCCACTGTGGAATCCTTCCACTACGTGATCTCCCTTAATGCAGGATCCCACCCGCTTAAAGTCACATCAACTACAGAATCAGCATGTGCCAGCCAGTTCTCTAAGACTCTAGGACTTTGAGACTTTGAGACAATGAGTTAAATATAATGATGCAATTCTATAAACCCAGCTATCTGGAAAATCAAGACAGTAGGGtcacaagttcgaggccagcctgttctacaaaatTAGTTCAAGGCTGGTTGGGCAACTAAgtaaaccctatctcaaaagagaaatggaataaatgatgaaagagagagacagagacagagggacagagagagcagaaagaagtACCGGGCATTCAGCTGTAGCATGAATGTACACTAATGTTAATGTACACTACATGTTAATGCTTAGCATGTGGTAGTGTACATGCCTATCCTGTGGTAGCATATATGCCTAACATGTACAAAGCTGGACCTGTTACATTTGTGGtaacagaaggaagagaaaaatgaggaaaagaagaagtctgGGAAAGTCTGAATGACCTTGCCATTTCTTCAGGGGCCTAACTAAGTTCTGAGGAGCCCATCCAATTTAGGATAGCCGTAGCCTAGTGTAATAGAGGCCTGAGGCAAACTTAGCATTCATTATCTCCAACTTCCTGACACCCTCCAAGAGGCAGGCCCTGGCCTCTCTTTACTCCACTGTGATTTCTAGTTtcgtttcctttcctttctttcttcagtaaaGATGAGTTTTCCATTTCAAAGAAAGGAGAACCCCTATCCAATGAGGTCACTCCCCCCATGTTGCTGGCCTCAGCTGAATACCTTTCCCTCCCTGTTTTACAGTCTAAACTGGCAGTAGACAGAAACCATACAGCTTCCCTTTGGCTGTGAGGAAATCACCCCTGGGGTCCCAATGCCTACTCAGCACAATTCTGAGGCTCTTACTTCATCCTTCTGTAGGATCCTACCAGGCTCCTTGCTTCTTATAAAAGTCAGATGGAGCTTCCAGAGGAGCAGAGACGGTGACACTGGCTCCTGAGTCCTCCAGCTCTCATTCCAAAGCCTTTGGCCTCAACATGAAGATCTCCACCCTTCTTTGCCTTCTGCTCATAGCTGCCGCCATCAGCCCACAGGTGTTGGCTGGACCAGGTAAGGCTTCCTCTCTCAGCACACTCCAGAGCTGCTGCATAATCTGCAGTTTTGAAGATGGAGAGATTCAGGTTAtaagagaaattaaaaagagtCATTGAGCCAGTGACATAGTGAGCCAGAGCCAAGTGCTCAGAGCACTGAAGCCAGGCCCTGTGATGTCTCATGACACCAGCTCTGGGACAAGATGCTGAATGCAGCCACTACAGATATCGCCCTCTCCTTctttggagaggtgactcagtgtgGCTCTGTGGTGAGAATGACATCTCAGCAATAGAGGAGTGACAGATATGATGGCTTAAAGAAGAATTTGTGGGTCATGGTTCAGAGTGCTTCAAGAGAAGCAGCCACATGTGGATACTGGGGAGGCTTCTTAAACTCTAAGCCCACAGCAACAAAGTGATGGACAGCCAATTCTTAGAACTTCTTTGCCTGTGTCAGAAATTGATGGGAATTTTTTCCATACATAGTTAACAGCAAGGACATATTCTGTAATATTCGGTGACTGGGTTCTAGATATAGAAGTTGGGATCTGTAACTCTTAGATACAGTCCAGCATTCTTCCTTCCCTTGTGAGAATACCCTGCAAGGTCTCCTAACTGTCCCTTTGCAAAATTATTTTCAGATTCAGTGTTCACCCCAGTCACCTGCTGTTATAATGTCGCTAAGCAGAAGATCCACATTCGGAGGCTAAAGAGCTACAGGAAAATCACAAGCAGCCAGTGTCCCCGGGAAGCTGTGATGTAAGTTGGCCGTGCCCAGCACTCCAGACAAATTTCCTATTTGAAGAGCAAGTGACAGGAGTCTGGACTCATGGTCTTAAGTCAAACAGATATAGCATCTTACTGGTCTGGTCCCCTCCTCACCTAGGAAAACTGATCCCCTTAGAGAACCCATACATCCATCAATTTAGAGAAATTGCACCCAATTCATTTAgccaggagactggagagatttAGCTAGGAGAGCAAGAACAGAGCTTCTTCCTGAGTCCTCCTTTCACCTTTCCCAatcttctctcctgcctcctcatCTGTGGAGGAGTAGAAGAGGCCTAGGACCAATAGGTCATGCTCTGAATAGAACCCTCAGAGCTCCTTGTCTAATGATGTCCTCTCCTCCACAGCTTCAGAACTGTACTGGATAAGGAGCTCTGTGCTGACCCCAAGGAGAAGTGGGTTAAGGACTCCATGAACCACTTGGATCAGAAGTCTCGAACTCAGCATCCTTGAACCTTCACGTCTAGGCTGAAAGTTCcagaaaaattacatttatttcctCTGACCTTCCCCATGGACAGTGCGATAGTTATTTATTATGATATCTAAAGAGAGAtgcttttaataatttaaaacacaaaCTTACTGAAGTAATATTTAATGATATCTAAGTTATATTTGGGCCAATTAAACTGACTTTAATTTACAaactgtgtatttatttttataaaaactcTGTTAAATTCCTGGCAAAATGTCACTATTCTTGCTCGCACTTGCCCATGGGTTAGTGAGATCCATCCATGGCACATTAGCATGATACCAGCTTTGTATTCTTAGAGAATGAGTGCTTCTTCTAGTGGAGTGTGCACTTCCTACTGCTGTCTTCAGTGTTATTATATGGATATagtattttcaaagaaaagtacGCATGTATTCTTAAGTATATTACTCTAATTTTGGATCACGTTAAGCTGGAAGGGGGAAACCATCAGCAATGGGTAACAGTGTGAAGGACCGTCCTGCCAGAATGTCTTTTGGTGGGGGGTGGGACCTGCTGAGGTTCAGGGAGAATGGGCCAGGACATGACAAGCCCTGTTCTCCCTCAAGATCCAGCCCTTCCATTAACTGACTGAAGTCATGAGCTTCTCCAAGTCCATTTCTTTTCTCATTACATCTAACTTTACATGGATTCCCTTTAATGGCTTCTCACAATGGTCTTGAGACTTTTCTAGCTTCAGGGCTTTCCCATGAAATGTATTCTGGAGCAAGCCCAGAGTAATAAGATCTTAGGGGTAAAACCAGACCAACAAGGAACACTGGACATCTTTGTGCCACATTTATTTGGGATTTTTCTGTGGATAGCTCTCTAACACGTCTTCTGTGGAAGGGCTGTGGACATGATAGGCTACGGATACACAGTGCTCTTCTGAAATGTCCAAGAGGGAAGGTACTGAGTCAGAGAAAAGAATCCAGCCAACTGCATGTCCCAAATCTGGAGGAACTGGGGGTAAGCATTAGAAATAAAAGGTTGCAGCCTTGCTGTAGGGACTCCTTAACTTCAGGACAGGAAAGTGTTAAGAACACAGTAAGTGTACTCAAACTGTAAGGGCAGAAACACACTGAGAGGTAGTAACAGAAAGAGTTGCCAGGTCTAAGCATAGGATACTATGAGGAAGAGGGAGCCAAGGAGCAGCCACTGCAGTGGTACAGCAAGATCGTGACAATCTAAGCTGAATGCTCACAAGGGTGAAGTCATAAATAAAAAGATAGGCAGAGTAACGCGGTGTGGAATGCTGTAGAGGGGAAACAAATGACCCTGGATGTGAACTCACCCTTAGAGGCTCACATAGCAATTTAAGGGGCTGGCATTCTTCAATGCAGAATTAATTTACTTGTGTTATGGTCTGAATGCCTTGTTCTTTCAAGACTCGTGTTGGAATCTAGTCATGTCCCTTTGTGCTGTATGCACAAGGAAAGTAAGGTGACTTGCTTTACAAGtttagagagaaggctcagacaATCCAGCATGGCCACTGATGAGGCAACCTGGCTGTATCATAGCCCagcagaaaaacagaaagggTGCTGTGTACCAAAGGCAGAGG comes from the Rattus norvegicus strain BN/NHsdMcwi chromosome 10, GRCr8, whole genome shotgun sequence genome and includes:
- the Ccl12 gene encoding C-C motif chemokine ligand 12 precursor; amino-acid sequence: MKISTLLCLLLIAAAISPQVLAGPDSVFTPVTCCYNVAKQKIHIRRLKSYRKITSSQCPREAVIFRTVLDKELCADPKEKWVKDSMNHLDQKSRTQHP